Genomic DNA from uncultured Acetobacterium sp.:
TGGGTTCCAGTTTCCAGCTGATTGTTTGATCAGGATTTAACTCCTGGGTGAGAAAACAGGTGCTATTGTCAATATATTTGCCAGAATCCCCAGCTAAAGTAGGGGGCTCTAGCTGGGAAACCAACTCAGAGGCCAATTCTATTTTTGTGACCCCACAAGTAAAAAGCAGGCCGCAAAAATGGTTAAGATCCTGAGAGTCAATCCCATCGATATTAAGTGTTGTCAGTGTTCGATCAATGATTGTAACCATTTGTGCGCCCCGCTTTCATAAAATAATTTAAAGATTGATGCTGTTGTTTAAAATCCAGCATCAATCTGAGTAGCTTAGAGATAGAAGATTAACAATTGGTCGGTACGTAGCTAGAACTTTCCTAAGAGAGCTAAATAACCAGGTCTTCGACGACCTTGCCACCTTCGATGTGTTCATCCATGATCCGTTCCACATCGTCGACGGTCACATTGCCATACCATACGCCTTCGGGGTAAACAACCACGATGGGACCTTTTTCACAAATACCGAAGCAGCCGGTATTGTTAACGATGATTTCGCCAGACAAGTCACGATCGTCAATTTCTTCAAGAAAAGTCTGCAATACCTTCACTGAATCCTGCTGGAAACAATAGCCTTTTTGGGTACCGTTAATCCGACAACTGGTGCAAATTAAAATATGATGTTTAGGTGTTACCATTTTTATAGTCCTCCTGATGTATTTAATAATTCATGAGCTGCTATTTTAACAGCATCCTCAATGCGGTTGTAAGTGGAAAATACCTTAATGCCTTTTTTGGCTAACTTTTGTGCCGGCAGATCACCGATTCGCATGGTGATCACGCCATCACAGTCATCGAGTGCTTTTAAGATTTG
This window encodes:
- a CDS encoding 2Fe-2S ferredoxin translates to MVTPKHHILICTSCRINGTQKGYCFQQDSVKVLQTFLEEIDDRDLSGEIIVNNTGCFGICEKGPIVVVYPEGVWYGNVTVDDVERIMDEHIEGGKVVEDLVI